The following proteins are co-located in the Desulfonatronum thiodismutans genome:
- a CDS encoding PD-(D/E)XK nuclease family protein, producing MRDPLFPHLLLAPPDASSWTDPSATSRRLHGDVAHQALALLGPGETSLVAMTRRLQQARALLGVHPARLDLAPLASAMVRTLAHPLMAELFSETALALAEQEIVIPAQVRAQVSAHPHGPSSTASHALVRVDRLVLLPDGTAWVLDFKLGAGDPDADRTQVRSYQRLLADLLGRECHGALVNLERAEVAALPPVQSRLRPDSSSENPGSSTCPFPEALLPSPPEDHAPPIRVLPLHADPITLLHDHLRARCADAPFLAMANIQVIFPHRRPRIYLHQALARSLDAPFLPPRCSSLEDWILRQACLASDDPPALAAPLDQAWLLHEIDAAMIGKRETTPWHRFLPWGLRLAQVLDELDREQITAQALDHPPDDLPEATARLLADLGAVQTAFHERLADRNLATPATLAARIPPERHHREHSPSSGSVSPLDGPTYLCGLFALTRTEADLVQSLRRAGAELWWQADHPLPDPLQRWAAAWKADLDWEFAPGDQDEGQTQGLAQGLAQGLAPTFILAHDLHSELRRLAEDAASWRQEEKVAVILPDPALLRPVLAHLPMDKEVNVTLGLPLERSALGLLLHTLTRMTRDGRLTGVGPASRDYLDLWQNPWVRRLLPSGGLARLRRLIQGQGHAFLDSAALVELLRECVAADVEDVAGAEVVYEDGNEHEDGYEGKFEGGREETDAAKPAESSMAGLAALFHEALGLTTLKELGEFLPRLLDALQVRERAPSVLEMHAVHALYSTVLPGLEQTLSRNRALPPAALWSVFWNCLGLERIPFSGEPLTSWQVMGLLESRLLCFDKVIVLECVEGVLPRTAAPNPLLPEALRPALGLPPGYAEERIIHYHLQRLMASAGEVRLYSRQGMSPNPLEGRTMPSRYWERELWNREKAAGKLLHGSVSRVALELDLSLSPGRPPEKTAMTERLARRLERGLSLSALRTYLHCPLRFFKEEVAAFPPRHDPRDDPGAAVMGRLAHDILERLFRPHEQSTVAPRDLLSGFDDIWSELAPGHLREAPLATAARFFQARLLQELLRNYLRQSDQPVHLLAVEQSAQRPLPGAAAKIVLRGRLDRIDQDLALNIPMILDYKTGGASRRKPLDILRLEELANNLTDLSPGDETAAHAGLTLVNTHLPDPQLPGYLYLHAAPALCGYVHLGEWQAQKRFVPLTKPGKKDETERLTHQFLDWQTQGLPAILEWLGRHILEAPLFSPATQPGTCPSCPWRITCPWALAE from the coding sequence ATGCGCGACCCCTTGTTTCCCCACCTGCTCCTGGCCCCACCGGACGCCTCGTCCTGGACCGACCCGTCCGCGACCTCGCGGCGGCTGCACGGCGACGTGGCTCATCAGGCCCTGGCCCTTCTTGGTCCCGGCGAGACCTCTTTGGTTGCGATGACCCGTCGTCTACAGCAGGCGCGTGCCTTGCTGGGCGTGCACCCGGCCCGCTTGGACCTGGCCCCGCTGGCCTCGGCCATGGTCCGAACTCTGGCCCATCCCCTGATGGCCGAACTCTTCTCCGAAACGGCCCTGGCCCTGGCGGAACAGGAAATCGTGATTCCGGCCCAGGTTCGGGCCCAGGTCTCGGCCCATCCTCACGGTCCGTCCTCCACCGCGTCGCACGCCCTGGTCCGGGTGGACCGCCTTGTTCTGCTGCCGGACGGCACGGCCTGGGTGCTGGACTTCAAGCTGGGTGCGGGCGACCCGGACGCGGACCGGACCCAGGTCCGCTCTTACCAACGCCTCCTGGCCGACCTGCTGGGCCGGGAATGCCATGGAGCGCTGGTCAACCTGGAGCGAGCCGAGGTGGCCGCGCTCCCGCCCGTGCAATCACGACTCCGCCCGGATTCGTCCTCTGAGAATCCAGGATCATCGACCTGCCCGTTTCCAGAAGCCCTGCTCCCGAGCCCCCCGGAGGACCACGCCCCCCCCATCCGCGTCCTGCCCCTGCATGCCGACCCCATCACCCTGCTCCACGACCACCTCAGAGCACGCTGCGCCGACGCCCCATTCCTGGCCATGGCCAACATCCAGGTCATTTTTCCCCACCGTCGACCGCGCATCTATCTGCATCAGGCCCTGGCCCGCTCCCTGGACGCACCCTTTCTGCCACCGCGCTGCTCCAGCTTGGAAGACTGGATTCTGCGCCAGGCCTGCCTGGCCTCGGACGATCCCCCGGCCCTGGCCGCCCCGTTGGATCAGGCCTGGCTGCTACACGAGATCGACGCCGCCATGATAGGCAAACGGGAGACGACGCCCTGGCATCGGTTTCTGCCCTGGGGCCTACGTTTGGCCCAGGTTCTGGACGAACTGGATCGGGAGCAAATCACGGCCCAAGCCCTGGACCACCCTCCGGACGACCTGCCGGAAGCGACCGCGCGGCTGCTGGCCGACCTGGGAGCGGTCCAGACCGCATTCCACGAGCGTCTCGCGGACCGCAACCTGGCCACCCCGGCGACCCTGGCCGCCCGAATCCCACCGGAACGCCATCACCGGGAGCACTCTCCATCAAGCGGGAGCGTTTCGCCCCTGGACGGCCCGACCTACCTCTGCGGCCTGTTCGCCCTGACCCGGACCGAGGCAGACTTGGTCCAGTCCCTACGCCGGGCCGGAGCGGAACTCTGGTGGCAGGCCGACCACCCCCTGCCCGACCCCTTGCAACGCTGGGCCGCGGCCTGGAAGGCCGATCTGGACTGGGAATTCGCGCCCGGCGACCAGGATGAAGGCCAGACCCAGGGATTGGCCCAGGGTTTGGCCCAGGGATTGGCCCCGACCTTCATCCTGGCCCATGACCTGCACTCCGAATTGCGCCGTCTGGCAGAGGACGCCGCATCCTGGAGACAAGAAGAAAAAGTGGCCGTGATCCTGCCCGACCCGGCCCTGCTGCGCCCCGTGTTGGCCCACCTGCCCATGGACAAGGAGGTCAACGTCACCCTGGGCCTGCCCCTGGAGCGCTCGGCCCTGGGCCTGCTCCTGCACACCCTGACCCGCATGACCCGGGACGGTCGCCTCACCGGCGTAGGACCGGCCAGTCGGGATTACCTGGATCTCTGGCAAAATCCCTGGGTTCGGCGGCTGTTGCCCAGCGGAGGCCTGGCCCGCCTGCGCCGCCTGATCCAGGGACAAGGTCATGCTTTTCTGGATTCAGCGGCCCTGGTGGAACTGCTTCGGGAGTGCGTGGCGGCGGACGTCGAGGATGTGGCTGGAGCGGAGGTCGTGTACGAGGACGGGAACGAGCACGAGGACGGATATGAGGGTAAGTTTGAGGGCGGGCGGGAGGAGACCGATGCCGCGAAGCCCGCGGAATCCAGCATGGCCGGGCTGGCGGCCCTTTTTCACGAAGCCCTGGGCCTGACCACCCTGAAGGAATTGGGCGAATTCCTGCCGCGCCTTCTGGACGCCCTTCAGGTGCGGGAACGGGCCCCCTCGGTGCTGGAGATGCACGCGGTCCACGCGCTGTACTCCACGGTTCTTCCAGGCCTGGAGCAGACCCTGAGCCGGAACCGTGCGCTTCCTCCGGCGGCGTTGTGGAGCGTGTTCTGGAATTGCCTCGGTCTGGAGCGCATCCCCTTCAGCGGGGAGCCGCTCACGTCCTGGCAGGTGATGGGATTACTGGAAAGTCGGCTGCTGTGCTTCGACAAGGTGATCGTGCTGGAATGCGTGGAAGGGGTTCTGCCCCGGACCGCCGCGCCCAATCCATTGCTGCCCGAGGCCCTGCGCCCGGCCCTCGGCCTGCCGCCGGGCTATGCCGAGGAGCGGATCATACACTACCATCTCCAACGATTGATGGCCTCGGCCGGGGAGGTCCGCCTCTACAGCCGCCAAGGCATGTCCCCCAATCCATTGGAAGGCCGGACCATGCCCAGCCGGTATTGGGAGCGGGAACTCTGGAACCGGGAAAAGGCCGCGGGCAAGCTGCTGCATGGAAGCGTTTCCCGTGTGGCCCTGGAGCTGGACCTGAGCCTGTCTCCGGGGCGTCCGCCGGAAAAGACGGCCATGACCGAACGGCTGGCCCGGCGCCTGGAACGAGGCCTGTCCCTTTCCGCGCTGCGCACGTATCTTCACTGCCCGCTGCGCTTCTTCAAGGAAGAGGTGGCCGCTTTCCCGCCCCGGCACGACCCGCGCGACGACCCCGGTGCCGCGGTCATGGGCCGACTGGCCCACGACATCCTGGAACGGCTGTTCCGGCCTCACGAGCAATCCACCGTGGCGCCCAGGGATCTGTTGTCCGGGTTTGACGACATCTGGTCCGAGTTGGCCCCCGGTCACCTGCGGGAGGCCCCTTTAGCCACGGCGGCCCGGTTCTTCCAGGCCCGGCTGCTGCAGGAACTGCTGCGCAACTACCTGCGCCAGTCCGACCAGCCGGTCCACCTGCTGGCCGTGGAACAGTCCGCCCAGCGCCCTCTGCCCGGAGCCGCGGCCAAGATCGTCCTGCGCGGCAGGCTGGACCGGATCGACCAGGATCTTGCACTGAACATCCCCATGATTCTGGACTACAAGACCGGCGGGGCGTCCCGGCGCAAGCCGCTGGACATCCTTCGCCTGGAAGAACTGGCGAATAACCTGACAGACCTGTCTCCGGGCGACGAAACCGCGGCCCACGCGGGACTGACCCTGGTCAACACCCACCTCCCGGACCCGCAACTGCCCGGCTACCTCTATCTCCACGCCGCGCCGGCCCTGTGCGGCTACGTGCATCTCGGCGAATGGCAGGCCCAAAAGCGTTTCGTCCCGCTGACCAAACCGGGCAAAAAAGACGAGACCGAACGCCTGACGCATCAATTCCTGGACTGGCAGACGCAAGGCCTGCCCGCGATCCTGGAATGGCTCGGCCGCCACATCCTGGAAGCCCCCCTGTTCTCCCCCGCCACCCAACCCGGAACCTGCCCTTCCTGCCCCTGGCGGATTACCTGTCCCTGGGCCTTGGCGGAATAA
- the tsaA gene encoding tRNA (N6-threonylcarbamoyladenosine(37)-N6)-methyltransferase TrmO: MIEMHSIGMIRSPFKELSGMPIQPAGAAGVRGTVEMSEAYQAGLKDLDGFSHLILLYHFHGSQGFNLEVVPFMDTVSRGLFATRAPKRPNPIGLSIVELDRIEDGVLHIRNVDVLDGTPLLDIKPYVPKFDAHAQARAGWLETPGETVAEQRSDGRFT, from the coding sequence ATGATTGAAATGCATTCCATTGGCATGATCCGCAGCCCGTTCAAGGAGCTGAGCGGCATGCCGATTCAGCCCGCCGGAGCAGCGGGAGTACGGGGAACGGTGGAAATGTCGGAGGCATATCAAGCCGGGTTGAAGGATCTGGATGGTTTTTCCCATCTCATCTTGCTGTACCATTTTCATGGCAGCCAAGGATTCAACCTCGAGGTCGTCCCGTTCATGGACACCGTCTCCAGAGGTCTGTTCGCCACCCGCGCGCCCAAGCGGCCCAACCCCATCGGCCTGTCCATCGTGGAACTGGACCGGATCGAGGACGGCGTGCTGCATATCCGCAACGTGGACGTCCTGGACGGCACTCCGTTGCTGGACATCAAGCCCTATGTCCCGAAATTCGACGCCCACGCGCAAGCCCGGGCCGGCTGGCTGGAGACGCCGGGAGAGACCGTGGCCGAGCAAAGGTCGGATGGTCGGTTCACGTAG
- a CDS encoding lipoprotein codes for MKKSLIFLCFLILLTGCSHLSVKHLPRNQLLPNQTDVISLDFWNFQYMARMEGDRYSVTGKALPNTTVWPGWAEWFQDLDFFAYISDEQGVVFARDHNSYLVRRMDPKGVDFSFAIPLKAVPSDKDVFLTFGYRMRLTQGEFQAVPRREESLSGEVDVFSAQQGPVPR; via the coding sequence ATGAAAAAAAGCCTTATCTTTTTGTGCTTCCTGATTCTGTTGACCGGATGTTCCCACCTGAGTGTTAAGCACCTGCCGCGGAATCAACTGCTCCCGAACCAAACCGACGTCATTTCGCTGGACTTCTGGAATTTTCAGTATATGGCCCGGATGGAGGGCGATCGGTATAGCGTTACCGGAAAGGCCCTGCCGAATACCACAGTCTGGCCCGGATGGGCTGAGTGGTTCCAGGATCTGGATTTTTTCGCGTATATCAGCGATGAGCAAGGAGTCGTTTTCGCTCGGGATCACAATTCCTATCTTGTGCGACGGATGGACCCGAAAGGGGTGGACTTTTCCTTTGCCATCCCGCTTAAAGCAGTTCCTTCGGACAAGGACGTCTTCTTGACGTTCGGATACCGCATGCGTTTAACGCAAGGCGAGTTTCAAGCGGTCCCTCGTCGAGAAGAGTCGTTGTCCGGCGAGGTCGACGTGTTTTCGGCGCAGCAGGGGCCGGTGCCCAGGTAG